In Aggregicoccus sp. 17bor-14, the following are encoded in one genomic region:
- a CDS encoding EI24 domain-containing protein gives MPSPLPRPSIVPTFRPRASVADFFQGLALPFQALGLILGSPRLRRLAAVCALVTLVSLVLLALGLWGASAGLLGWAWGRPDAWLGATLWELLRLLLFLLLLVVGANTVPVLLLVPLEDPLSEATEQLCGDFEAPPFRPGAVLRGIGVGLGYTLARVALLLAGLALLLPLNLVPGAGSVAFTALASLWSMYWMAAEYLGGPMARHLYPFREVRAVLRRRRLLGLGFGAAVYVILWVPVLNTLFLPLAIVGGTLLFRGLRAAGALPPPPGPGAR, from the coding sequence ATGCCCAGCCCCCTTCCCCGACCCTCCATCGTCCCCACCTTCCGCCCCCGCGCCTCGGTCGCGGACTTCTTCCAGGGGCTCGCCCTGCCCTTCCAGGCGCTGGGGCTGATCCTGGGCTCGCCCCGCCTGCGCCGGCTCGCGGCGGTGTGTGCCCTGGTGACCCTGGTGAGCCTGGTGCTGCTCGCGCTGGGGCTGTGGGGGGCCTCGGCGGGGCTCCTGGGCTGGGCCTGGGGGCGGCCCGACGCCTGGCTGGGCGCCACGCTCTGGGAGCTGCTGCGGCTGCTGCTGTTCCTGCTGCTCCTGGTGGTGGGGGCGAACACCGTGCCGGTGCTCCTGCTCGTCCCGCTCGAGGACCCGCTCTCCGAGGCGACCGAGCAGCTGTGCGGCGACTTCGAGGCGCCCCCCTTCCGGCCGGGCGCGGTCCTGCGGGGCATCGGGGTGGGGCTCGGCTACACGCTCGCCCGGGTGGCGCTGCTGCTCGCCGGGCTCGCGCTGCTGCTCCCGCTCAACCTGGTGCCCGGCGCGGGCAGCGTGGCGTTCACCGCGCTCGCCAGCCTCTGGAGCATGTACTGGATGGCGGCCGAGTACCTCGGAGGGCCCATGGCGCGCCACCTGTACCCCTTCCGCGAGGTGCGCGCGGTGCTGCGCCGCCGCCGCCTGCTGGGCCTGGGCTTCGGTGCGGCGGTGTACGTGATCCTGTGGGTACCGGTGCTCAACACCCTCTTCCTGCCGCTCGCCATCGTGGGGGGCACCCTGCTCTTTCGCGGCCTGCGCGCGGCGGGCGCCCTGCCCCCGCCGCCCGGCCCCGGAGCGCGCTGA
- a CDS encoding glutamate--cysteine ligase, translating into MSLDLQRAEAAPITSIEPLVEGLRSAEKPRAQHRLGLEHEKFVYPLPGNALLPPTAVPYEGPSGIGALLERMAASGGYTPFRETPTSPTIALQRGMLTVSLEPGGQLELSGSPWATAREAHAENLVHLAEARAAAAPLGLGLVALGYRPVDRVPQMPWMPKSRYQVMRRTLGARGALALNMMLMTSTGQVSLDWESEEDCVRKTVTTARLTPLLVALYANSPIVEGQDTGLASFRSKVWTQVDDARCGYLRSWFDGSFSYRAYVEWALDAPLLFLRRRGEYLYPKLTFRQLLKEGYEGAPADLADWTDHLSTLFPEVRLKKVMEVRGADCVSAELTGALPALWRGLLYEPTALAEAEALLPALSFEEHLEFHATARTQGLRGLLRGQPLFRLAGEMVGIAQRGLERLDPQDAPLLAPLAEVARSGRSPADAVREAWAQDPRPETLYARFAL; encoded by the coding sequence ATGTCCCTGGACCTGCAGCGCGCCGAGGCCGCGCCCATCACCTCCATCGAGCCGCTCGTCGAGGGCCTGCGCTCGGCCGAGAAGCCCCGCGCCCAGCACCGGCTGGGGCTCGAGCACGAGAAGTTCGTCTACCCGCTGCCGGGCAACGCCCTGCTGCCGCCGACGGCGGTGCCCTACGAGGGGCCCAGCGGCATCGGCGCCCTGCTCGAGCGGATGGCGGCTTCCGGGGGCTACACCCCCTTCCGCGAGACCCCCACCTCGCCCACCATCGCGCTGCAGCGCGGGATGCTCACCGTGTCGCTCGAGCCGGGCGGCCAGCTGGAGCTGTCGGGCAGCCCCTGGGCCACCGCGCGCGAGGCGCACGCGGAGAACCTGGTGCACCTGGCCGAGGCGCGCGCCGCCGCAGCCCCCCTGGGCCTGGGGCTCGTGGCGCTGGGCTACCGCCCGGTGGACCGCGTCCCGCAGATGCCGTGGATGCCCAAGAGCCGCTACCAGGTGATGCGCCGCACGCTGGGCGCGCGCGGGGCGCTCGCGCTCAACATGATGCTGATGACCTCCACGGGTCAGGTCTCGCTGGACTGGGAGAGCGAGGAGGACTGCGTGCGCAAGACCGTCACCACCGCGCGGCTCACCCCGCTGCTGGTGGCGCTCTACGCGAACAGCCCCATCGTGGAGGGCCAGGACACGGGGCTCGCCTCCTTCCGCAGCAAGGTGTGGACGCAGGTGGACGACGCGCGCTGCGGCTACCTGCGCAGCTGGTTCGACGGCTCCTTCTCCTACCGCGCGTACGTGGAGTGGGCGCTGGATGCGCCCCTGCTCTTCCTGCGCCGGCGCGGCGAGTACCTCTACCCCAAGCTCACCTTCCGCCAGCTGCTGAAGGAGGGCTACGAGGGGGCCCCCGCGGACCTCGCGGACTGGACGGACCACCTGTCCACGCTGTTCCCCGAGGTGCGGCTGAAGAAGGTGATGGAGGTGCGCGGCGCGGACTGCGTCAGCGCGGAGCTCACCGGCGCGCTGCCCGCGCTCTGGCGCGGCCTGCTCTACGAGCCCACGGCGCTCGCCGAGGCCGAGGCCCTGCTGCCCGCGCTCAGCTTCGAGGAGCACCTGGAGTTCCACGCCACCGCGCGCACCCAGGGCCTGCGCGGCCTCCTGCGTGGCCAGCCGCTGTTCCGGCTCGCCGGCGAGATGGTGGGCATCGCGCAGCGCGGCCTGGAGCGCCTGGATCCGCAGGACGCGCCCTTGCTCGCGCCGCTCGCGGAGGTGGCCCGCAGCGGGCGCTCTCCCGCGGACGCGGTGCGCGAGGCGTGGGCGCAGGACCCGCGCCCCGAGACGCTCTACGCGCGCTTCGCGCTCTAG
- a CDS encoding twin-arginine translocase TatA/TatE family subunit produces the protein MGLGLGEIIVIGFILMVVFSAARMGQLGNAVGKFVYSFKRASQGQDLVDAKRLPSRQHQEPSDAEFTEPRRR, from the coding sequence ATGGGCCTGGGCCTCGGCGAAATCATCGTGATCGGCTTCATCCTGATGGTGGTCTTCTCCGCGGCGCGGATGGGCCAGCTGGGCAACGCCGTGGGCAAGTTCGTCTACTCGTTCAAGCGCGCGAGCCAGGGCCAGGACCTGGTGGACGCCAAGCGCCTGCCCTCGCGCCAGCACCAGGAGCCCTCGGACGCCGAGTTCACCGAGCCGCGCCGCCGCTAG
- a CDS encoding glycerophosphodiester phosphodiesterase family protein yields MLLLAHRGASADAPENTLEAFAEAVRQGADGVELDAMVCGSGEVVVCHDERLERLAGLPWEVRRTPYWKLRGADVGSRLGFAPARIPLLTEVLELLPARMLVNIELKCERVEDDGLSVKVAELVRSRGLAERVVVSSFNALCLVRLAQAAPELRRGYLIDPDKRWWPQAWGLAPLVSSHSVHPFASACTPARMRVWREAGLEVAAWTVDDPAEGERLRTLGVRYLITNRPGAMRASLG; encoded by the coding sequence ATGCTCCTGCTCGCTCACCGCGGTGCCAGCGCCGACGCCCCCGAGAACACCCTGGAAGCCTTCGCGGAGGCCGTGCGCCAGGGCGCAGACGGCGTGGAGCTGGACGCGATGGTGTGCGGCTCGGGCGAGGTGGTGGTGTGCCACGACGAGCGCCTCGAGCGGCTCGCGGGGCTGCCCTGGGAGGTGCGCCGCACGCCGTACTGGAAGCTGCGGGGCGCGGACGTGGGCAGCCGCCTGGGCTTCGCGCCCGCGCGCATCCCGCTGCTCACCGAGGTGCTCGAGCTGCTGCCCGCGCGGATGCTCGTGAACATCGAGCTCAAGTGCGAGCGGGTGGAGGACGACGGCCTGAGCGTGAAGGTGGCCGAGCTGGTGCGCTCGCGCGGGCTCGCCGAGCGCGTGGTGGTCTCCAGCTTCAACGCCCTGTGCCTCGTGCGCCTCGCGCAGGCCGCGCCGGAGCTGCGCCGCGGCTACCTCATCGATCCGGACAAGCGCTGGTGGCCCCAGGCCTGGGGGCTCGCGCCGCTGGTCTCGAGCCACTCGGTGCACCCCTTCGCGAGCGCGTGCACGCCCGCGCGCATGCGCGTGTGGCGCGAGGCCGGGCTGGAGGTGGCCGCGTGGACGGTGGACGACCCGGCGGAAGGCGAGCGGCTGCGCACGCTGGGCGTGCGCTACCTCATCACCAACCGCCCCGGCGCGATGCGGGCAAGCCTCGGTTAG
- a CDS encoding MXAN_5808 family serine peptidase: MPRMLRRIAAIAVLLGAWALVGSDRAPLPLTLGVAEARQSGWDGSLNSKGEKPPHDLSSLRIFTKVILYVKDNYVDPKRVKPKEMMIASLEYVEKSVPEVLVEGSAETGKLKLNVNGKTREFDISHVDSLWKMSFQLKDVFDFISKNIRPTEDTRDIEYAAVNGMLSTLDPHSVLLRPELYREMKMSTKGEFGGLGFVIQMREGNLTVVKVLPKTPAARAGIQKDDQIKTIGDESTVNMDLNEAVSKLRGPVDSKVSISVDRKGWEKPKAMSLARAMISIESVQSKLLAENVGYVRLKNFQGNTTRDLEAALGEMRRQAAPKGGMKGLVLDLRGNPGGLLEQAIQVSDTFVSSGVIVSTVGLSDKLREEKRARATEGEESYPIAVLINEGSASASEIVAGALKNLNRAVIIGRQSFGKGSVQVLYDFPDDSALKLTIAKYLTPGDISIQEVGIVPDIALVPTRVTAERVNVFAPRKSMGEADLDQHFGNSANGPVAKKREDVIGREKSLFSLKYLKVDEAGKDASAKAQHTEEGKPAKAAKLEKDDKASAARGGSKDPLLDVDVAGQSEDLDDQLDAESQDAIKEDFDVLFARDFVLHTPGSGNRQKMLEKGKTFVEQKRQEEEGRINTAIAALGVDWSAGPTPKNPQLVATLSPGPDTRVTAGDLLDMKVTVENRGSEPLKRVRGWTDSENAFLNGREFVFGAIGPGEKKTWDVQVRLPKDLTSRRDEVKLTLTDDSGPLPERVATEMNFAELPRPTFAFNWQVLDDCQACNGDGVLQRGEDATLVLDVTNTGTGPALDSFAQIKNGGDTNLFIEKGRFKLGELAPGQTKSARFTFDVKKGFSAQEAVLKLAIIDEPLEEFVTEKLQLPVKDAAVAQVEPKKGAVRINDKAELFGAPVAGSPAVARLPRGGTLALEAQAGGFYKVQLDKDRTAFVRPQDARDVRGARPVAPKELAWNTFRAPPEIQLNVNPANGGVVAEGERFTLTGTVSDPTGLLDMYVLVNDQKVFFKGVDPKADPHQLKFSTEFPLKEGNNSVLVVAREDPEFASRKTLVIRRRAPAVAEKLAAPGAKAPAPRQ; the protein is encoded by the coding sequence ATGCCGCGAATGCTTCGCCGGATTGCCGCCATCGCCGTGCTGTTGGGTGCCTGGGCCCTCGTCGGAAGTGACCGTGCCCCGCTGCCCTTGACCCTCGGGGTGGCGGAGGCCCGCCAGAGCGGCTGGGACGGCTCGCTCAACTCCAAGGGCGAGAAGCCCCCGCACGACCTCTCCAGCCTGCGGATCTTCACGAAGGTCATCCTCTACGTGAAGGACAACTACGTCGATCCGAAGCGGGTGAAGCCCAAGGAGATGATGATCGCCTCGCTCGAGTACGTGGAGAAGAGCGTGCCCGAGGTGCTCGTCGAGGGCAGCGCCGAGACCGGCAAGCTCAAGCTCAACGTGAACGGCAAGACGCGCGAGTTCGACATCAGCCACGTGGACTCGCTCTGGAAGATGTCCTTCCAGCTCAAGGACGTCTTCGACTTCATCAGCAAGAACATCCGCCCCACCGAGGACACGCGCGACATCGAGTACGCGGCGGTGAACGGCATGCTCAGCACGCTGGACCCGCACTCGGTGCTGCTGCGCCCGGAGCTGTACCGGGAGATGAAGATGTCCACCAAGGGCGAGTTCGGCGGCCTGGGCTTCGTCATCCAGATGCGCGAGGGCAACCTCACCGTGGTCAAGGTGCTGCCCAAGACGCCGGCGGCGCGCGCGGGCATCCAGAAGGACGACCAGATCAAGACCATCGGTGACGAGTCCACGGTGAACATGGACCTCAACGAGGCGGTCTCCAAGCTGCGCGGCCCCGTGGACAGCAAGGTGAGCATCAGCGTGGACCGCAAGGGCTGGGAGAAGCCCAAGGCGATGAGCCTCGCGCGCGCGATGATCTCCATCGAGAGCGTGCAGTCGAAGCTGCTCGCCGAGAACGTGGGCTACGTGCGGCTCAAGAACTTCCAGGGCAACACCACGCGCGACCTCGAGGCGGCGCTCGGCGAGATGCGCCGGCAGGCGGCCCCCAAGGGCGGCATGAAGGGCCTGGTGCTGGACCTGCGCGGCAACCCCGGCGGCCTGCTCGAGCAGGCCATCCAGGTCTCGGACACCTTCGTGTCCAGCGGCGTGATCGTCTCCACCGTGGGCCTCTCGGACAAGCTGCGCGAGGAGAAGCGCGCGCGCGCCACCGAGGGCGAGGAGAGCTACCCCATCGCGGTGCTGATCAACGAGGGCAGCGCTTCGGCCTCCGAGATCGTGGCCGGCGCGCTCAAGAACCTCAACCGCGCGGTCATCATCGGCCGGCAGAGCTTCGGCAAGGGCAGCGTGCAGGTCCTCTACGACTTCCCGGACGACAGCGCGCTCAAGCTCACCATCGCCAAGTACCTCACCCCCGGTGACATCTCCATCCAGGAGGTGGGGATCGTGCCGGACATCGCGCTCGTCCCCACGCGCGTGACGGCGGAGCGGGTGAACGTGTTCGCTCCGCGCAAGAGCATGGGCGAGGCGGACCTCGACCAGCACTTCGGCAACAGCGCCAACGGCCCGGTCGCCAAGAAGCGCGAGGACGTGATCGGCCGCGAGAAGAGCCTCTTCTCGCTCAAGTACCTCAAGGTGGACGAGGCCGGGAAGGACGCGAGCGCCAAGGCCCAGCACACCGAGGAGGGCAAGCCCGCCAAGGCGGCGAAGCTCGAGAAGGACGACAAGGCGAGCGCCGCGCGCGGCGGCAGCAAGGATCCGCTGCTGGACGTGGACGTGGCCGGCCAGAGCGAGGACCTCGACGACCAGCTGGACGCCGAGAGCCAGGACGCGATCAAGGAGGACTTCGACGTGCTCTTCGCGCGCGACTTCGTCCTGCACACGCCCGGCAGCGGCAACCGCCAGAAGATGCTCGAGAAGGGCAAGACCTTCGTGGAGCAGAAGCGCCAGGAGGAGGAGGGCCGCATCAACACCGCCATCGCGGCGCTCGGCGTGGACTGGAGCGCCGGTCCCACCCCGAAGAACCCGCAGCTGGTGGCCACCCTCAGCCCCGGCCCGGACACCCGCGTCACCGCCGGGGACCTGCTGGACATGAAGGTCACGGTGGAGAACCGCGGCAGCGAGCCCCTCAAGCGGGTGCGTGGCTGGACGGACAGCGAGAACGCCTTCCTCAACGGGCGCGAGTTCGTGTTCGGCGCCATCGGCCCGGGCGAGAAGAAGACGTGGGACGTGCAGGTGCGCCTGCCCAAGGATCTCACCAGCCGCCGCGACGAGGTGAAGCTCACCCTCACCGACGACTCGGGCCCGCTGCCCGAGCGCGTGGCCACCGAGATGAACTTCGCGGAGCTCCCCCGGCCCACCTTCGCCTTCAACTGGCAGGTGCTCGATGACTGCCAGGCCTGCAACGGCGACGGCGTGCTGCAGCGCGGGGAGGACGCGACCCTGGTGCTGGACGTGACCAACACCGGCACGGGGCCCGCGCTGGACTCCTTCGCCCAGATCAAGAACGGCGGGGACACGAACCTCTTCATCGAGAAGGGCCGCTTCAAGCTCGGCGAGCTCGCCCCCGGCCAGACCAAGAGCGCCCGCTTCACCTTCGACGTGAAGAAGGGGTTCAGCGCCCAGGAGGCGGTGCTCAAGCTCGCCATCATCGACGAGCCGCTCGAGGAGTTCGTCACCGAGAAGCTGCAGCTGCCGGTGAAGGACGCGGCCGTGGCCCAGGTGGAGCCCAAGAAGGGCGCCGTTCGCATCAACGACAAGGCGGAGCTGTTCGGCGCCCCGGTGGCCGGCAGCCCCGCGGTGGCCCGCCTCCCGCGCGGCGGCACGCTCGCGCTCGAGGCCCAGGCCGGCGGCTTCTACAAGGTGCAGCTGGACAAGGACCGCACCGCCTTCGTGCGCCCCCAGGACGCGCGCGACGTGCGCGGCGCCCGCCCCGTGGCCCCGAAGGAGCTCGCCTGGAACACCTTCCGCGCGCCCCCCGAGATCCAGCTCAACGTGAACCCGGCCAACGGCGGCGTGGTGGCCGAGGGTGAGCGCTTCACCCTCACCGGCACGGTGAGCGACCCCACGGGCCTGCTCGACATGTACGTGCTGGTGAACGACCAGAAGGTGTTCTTCAAGGGCGTGGATCCGAAGGCGGACCCGCACCAGCTGAAGTTCAGCACCGAGTTCCCGCTGAAGGAGGGCAACAACAGCGTGCTCGTGGTCGCCCGCGAGGATCCGGAGTTCGCCAGCCGCAAGACGCTCGTCATCCGCCGCCGGGCCCCCGCCGTGGCCGAGAAGCTCGCCGCGCCGGGTGCCAAGGCGCCGGCGCCGCGCCAGTAG
- a CDS encoding polyhydroxyalkanoate synthesis regulator DNA-binding domain-containing protein yields the protein MSELEQSGGAPAAREPKVIKRYTNRKLYDTVESRYVTLDEIAGMIKEGVEVQIVDNRTKEDLTSVTLAQIIFEEEKKQNQMPLAVLREIIRRPGESLTGFIQKEVTPRVASIREEAESRLDKLLRRDEPGAAPSPAAKEDAAAAGPGGPAELLKASQRALEDWQRRIDERVKHVVDNLTGNLPALGRDMQGLTQRLEQLERKLEELEKSRKGS from the coding sequence ATGAGCGAGCTCGAACAGTCCGGTGGTGCCCCCGCAGCCCGGGAGCCCAAGGTCATCAAGCGCTACACGAACCGCAAGCTCTACGACACCGTGGAGAGCCGGTACGTCACGCTCGACGAGATCGCCGGGATGATCAAGGAGGGTGTGGAGGTCCAGATCGTGGACAACCGCACCAAGGAGGACCTCACCTCGGTCACCCTCGCGCAGATCATCTTCGAGGAGGAGAAGAAGCAGAACCAGATGCCGCTCGCGGTGCTGCGCGAGATCATCCGCCGCCCCGGCGAGAGCCTCACCGGCTTCATCCAGAAGGAGGTCACCCCGCGCGTGGCCTCCATCCGCGAGGAGGCCGAGAGCCGCCTGGACAAGCTGCTGCGCCGCGACGAGCCGGGCGCCGCCCCGTCCCCCGCCGCGAAGGAGGACGCCGCGGCCGCAGGCCCCGGCGGCCCCGCGGAGCTGCTCAAGGCGAGCCAGCGCGCACTCGAGGACTGGCAGCGGCGCATCGACGAGCGCGTGAAGCACGTGGTGGACAACCTCACGGGCAACCTGCCCGCGCTCGGCCGCGACATGCAGGGGCTCACCCAGCGCCTCGAGCAGCTCGAGCGCAAGCTCGAGGAGCTCGAGAAGAGCCGCAAGGGTTCGTAA